One Corvus moneduloides isolate bCorMon1 chromosome Z, bCorMon1.pri, whole genome shotgun sequence genomic window carries:
- the IL7R gene encoding interleukin-7 receptor subunit alpha isoform X1 — MTQPSTVLSIFAMFLHTTFGESGCTSADGDGTLGDDEPDNFDIDCFSQLEIKDSFSSLTCNFTELPPYNTNYTLSLCTKEDNNYACSNMKKQEDAFFLQFNDILSNRDVCMYSETKRRVCRSLVVTDIVKPEVPFAINITYEREANEYLIRYCTPHSRKKYLKDKLVHQVAYRQKEGTWKTIESPYLQIKLLGRNLESEASYEVKVRSQPDGDYFKGTWSEWSTSKSFKTKREHDSMESYSTVAMIIFSILGFILSIVMIALIVIFWENRIKPAVWPNLPDHKKTLEQLCRKPKNNFDISFNPDSFGYVHIHKVDGLWAKAELENFLQPSTAPETSIQEKFRSGSDLKMIPAMADKNNLNPPMSYGGVWPAEALHRLLGTNQFSVTEGSCSSSTYEVCHSNRVPLHNDGFNLFSTPSLDPSGQTHPEPLNDDTISQMLPNSDMRSPNNEEAYVTMSNFYKIQ, encoded by the exons ATGACACAGCCCAGTACAGTACTGAGCATTTTCGCCATGTTCCTCCACACCACTTTTGGGGAAAGTGGTTGCACCTCAGCAGACGGTGATG GGACCCTCGGGGATGATGAGCCAGACAATTTTGACATTGATTGCTTCAGCCAGCTGGAAATTAAGGACTCCTTTAGCAGCCTGACCTGCAATTTCACCGAGCTGCCTCCTTACAACACTAACTATACCCTGTCTCTGTG TACCAAGGAAGACAACAATTACGCCTGCTCCAACATGAAGAAACAGGAAGATGCATTCTTCTTACAGTTCAATGATATACTCTCAAACAGAGATGTTTGCATGTACTCTGAGACAAAGAGAAGGGTCTGCAGGAGTCTGGTTGTAACTGACATTG TTAAGCCCGAAGTTCCTTTCGCTATAAACATCACATATGAAAGGGAGGCAAATGAGTATCTTATTCGTTACTGTACACCACACTCAAGGAAGAAATACTTAAAGGACAAATTAGTACACCAAGTAGCCTATCGGCAGAAAGAAGGTACTTGGAAG acAATAGAGTCACCATACCTTCAGATAAAATTGCTGGGGAGAAACCTTGAAAGTGAAGCATCGTATGAGGTGAAAGTACGTTCTCAGCCCGACGGAGATTATTTTAAGGGCACATGGAGTGAATGGAGCACTTCCAAGAGCTTCAAGACAAAAAGAGAGCATGACTCAATGGAGAGCT atAGCACTGTGGCCATGATTATATTCTCCATCCTGGGATTCATACTGTCTATTGTTATGATTGCACTGATCGTAATTTTTTGGGAAAACAG GATCAAGCCTGCTGTATGGCCAAACCTTCCtgaccacaaaaaaaccctggagCAACTATGCAGGAAGCCAAAAAAC AATTTTGATATAAGCTTTAACCCAGACAGTTTTGGTTATGTTCATATCCATAAAGTGGATGGCCTTTGGGCAAAAGCTGAactggaaaattttcttcagcCATCAACTGCTCCAGAGACAAGCATTCAAGAAAAATTCAGGAGTGGATCAGACCTGAAGATGATCCCTGCAATGGCAGACAAAAACAACCTAAACCCACCCATGTCTTATGGAGGAGTCTGGCCAGCTGAAGCCCTGCACAGGCTCCTGGGCACCAACCAGTTTTCAGTCACcgagggcagctgcagctccagcacctaTGAGGTTTGCCACAGCAACAGGGTGCCTCTGCACAATGATGGTTTCAACCTTTTCTCCACAccttccctggatccttctggCCAGACCCATCCAGAGCCCCTAAATGATGACACCATCTCCCAGATGCTGCCTAACAGTGACATGAGATCACCAAACAATGAGGAAGCCTATGTCACAATGTCCAACTTCTACAAAATTCAGTAA
- the IL7R gene encoding interleukin-7 receptor subunit alpha isoform X2: protein MTQPSTVLSIFAMFLHTTFGESGCTSADGDGTLGDDEPDNFDIDCFSQLEIKDSFSSLTCNFTELPPYNTNYTLSLCTKEDNNYACSNMKKQEDAFFLQFNDILSNRDVCMYSETKRRVCRSLVVTDIVKPEVPFAINITYEREANEYLIRYCTPHSRKKYLKDKLVHQVAYRQKEGTWKTIESPYLQIKLLGRNLESEASYEVKVRSQPDGDYFKGTWSEWSTSKSFKTKREHDSMESYSTVAMIIFSILGFILSIVMIALIVIFWENRIKPAVWPNLPDHKKTLEQLCRKPKNPSTAPETSIQEKFRSGSDLKMIPAMADKNNLNPPMSYGGVWPAEALHRLLGTNQFSVTEGSCSSSTYEVCHSNRVPLHNDGFNLFSTPSLDPSGQTHPEPLNDDTISQMLPNSDMRSPNNEEAYVTMSNFYKIQ from the exons ATGACACAGCCCAGTACAGTACTGAGCATTTTCGCCATGTTCCTCCACACCACTTTTGGGGAAAGTGGTTGCACCTCAGCAGACGGTGATG GGACCCTCGGGGATGATGAGCCAGACAATTTTGACATTGATTGCTTCAGCCAGCTGGAAATTAAGGACTCCTTTAGCAGCCTGACCTGCAATTTCACCGAGCTGCCTCCTTACAACACTAACTATACCCTGTCTCTGTG TACCAAGGAAGACAACAATTACGCCTGCTCCAACATGAAGAAACAGGAAGATGCATTCTTCTTACAGTTCAATGATATACTCTCAAACAGAGATGTTTGCATGTACTCTGAGACAAAGAGAAGGGTCTGCAGGAGTCTGGTTGTAACTGACATTG TTAAGCCCGAAGTTCCTTTCGCTATAAACATCACATATGAAAGGGAGGCAAATGAGTATCTTATTCGTTACTGTACACCACACTCAAGGAAGAAATACTTAAAGGACAAATTAGTACACCAAGTAGCCTATCGGCAGAAAGAAGGTACTTGGAAG acAATAGAGTCACCATACCTTCAGATAAAATTGCTGGGGAGAAACCTTGAAAGTGAAGCATCGTATGAGGTGAAAGTACGTTCTCAGCCCGACGGAGATTATTTTAAGGGCACATGGAGTGAATGGAGCACTTCCAAGAGCTTCAAGACAAAAAGAGAGCATGACTCAATGGAGAGCT atAGCACTGTGGCCATGATTATATTCTCCATCCTGGGATTCATACTGTCTATTGTTATGATTGCACTGATCGTAATTTTTTGGGAAAACAG GATCAAGCCTGCTGTATGGCCAAACCTTCCtgaccacaaaaaaaccctggagCAACTATGCAGGAAGCCAAAAAAC cCATCAACTGCTCCAGAGACAAGCATTCAAGAAAAATTCAGGAGTGGATCAGACCTGAAGATGATCCCTGCAATGGCAGACAAAAACAACCTAAACCCACCCATGTCTTATGGAGGAGTCTGGCCAGCTGAAGCCCTGCACAGGCTCCTGGGCACCAACCAGTTTTCAGTCACcgagggcagctgcagctccagcacctaTGAGGTTTGCCACAGCAACAGGGTGCCTCTGCACAATGATGGTTTCAACCTTTTCTCCACAccttccctggatccttctggCCAGACCCATCCAGAGCCCCTAAATGATGACACCATCTCCCAGATGCTGCCTAACAGTGACATGAGATCACCAAACAATGAGGAAGCCTATGTCACAATGTCCAACTTCTACAAAATTCAGTAA